The following nucleotide sequence is from Roseivirga sp. BDSF3-8.
CATTCGTGCCGGTGTATCCCTACTGATAGCGGCTATGTCAGCCAGTGGCACGAGCACCATTTATAATGTGGAGCAGATAGACCGCGGGTACCAGCATATCGATAAACGACTCAGGGCACTGGGTGCCAGGATCGAAAGAGAAGAATAGGATTTGCCCTGTGAGGCTGGAACTGGATAAATGTACCGTCAGGCCCTGGACATTAGCCGATGTCCGGGATCTGGTAAGGTATGCGAATGACAAGGCTGTTTGGGCTAATCTGCGGAATCATTTTCCCCATCCTTACACTGAAGGCGATGCCCGTCAGTATATCAACTTCAGCAATTCACAAAAACCACTTTGCAACTATGCCATTGAGGTAAATGGCCGTGCGGCAGGCAGTGTGGGCTTCCTCCTGAAAAAGGACGTATATGCTAATAGTATCGAACTGGGCTATTGGCTGGCAAAAGAGTTTTGGGGACAAGGCATCACTACCTGTGCTGTGAGGGCGATGGTAAGTTACATCTGGAAAGAGTTTGACCCTATCAGGGTATATGCCTGTTGTTTTGACTGGAATAAGGCTTCAGGTAAAGTATTAACCAAATGTGGCTTTCATCTGGAAGCCAGGTTGGAAAGACACGTGGTCAAGGATGGCAGGTTAGGGGATGAGCTGATTTATGCCATGATCAAAAAATAAGGGAACACCCCGTTTGAGATGCTCCCTTACACCTGATGTTTAATCAGTGAAATATTAGATGATTAGTAATCATTTGACTTGAAAGGTCTTCCGTTCTCACCGGCTACAGTGGGACCGAGATTACGGAAGGCAAGAAATCTTTCGGTAAGTTGGGCTACACCCATACGAATTTGTGATCTCTGTTCGCTAAGACTGCCATTGTCATCGACTACACCTAAGGCATATCCTTCCCACACTACTTCACCGGTATTAGCATCTACTACATTCATTACTATAGTACCCTCATTAAGAGTAGCTTTATCAGCATAGCTATCGCTCATCCATAAAAATACGGCATCTTCGGTAGCCATGTAAGCTTGTGTTTCATACTCGCTATCAAACATATGATAGTTAATAATGACATCAGCATTCTGGCCGTTTGCATTAGCCATACCACTGGCGTCCATTTCATGCTCCAGGGCATCTTCTATCATAGCACTAGGTATACCGTTCATAGCTAACCAGCTGTCCTGGTTCATATTTCCCATGTCGGTAATAAAGCTATAGGTGTCATAGTCTTCAAAGTCTCCATTCTCCAGGTACCTTACTTCAACGTCAAGGTCTGCAGGATTCATAGTCTTATCTTGTGCCATGGCCGGAATAGCCATTACCATTACTAAAAAGGTTAAAAAATTTCGTTTCATAATCACGACTTTAAATTAGACATTCGCTATATGTACTTTCAACAGCCTAGCTTATGATTTGTTTAAGATGTGTTGATTCTATTAGCTTGGTTTTAAGTCTTTTGAAGTTCAAAAAACGGGTCTTTTCCGCTATATAGCCATGCCTACGCCCTATTTCGATTTTAAGCAATTCCGGGTTTATCATGATAAATCGGGGCTTCCCGTGACCACTGAAGCCTGTCTTTTCGGAGCCATCATCGGACAGCATTTTTATGCTGGACCCTCCTCCTTTTCCGCGCTGGACATTGGGGCGGGTTCAGGCCTGCTTTCGCTCATGGTAGCTCAGGAGTGCATGGGTGCTGATATTGATGCTGTGGAGATATTTTCAGAGGCTGCCGTGCAGGCAGGTGAAAATATACAAATCAGTCCCTGGCAAAGAAGGGTGAAGGTATATAACCAATCTATTAAAGAATTTTCAAATGGGTCTGCTAAGGAGGTTTACGAACTTATTTTTTCCAATCCGCCCTTTTATCACCAGTACCTGCAAAATAAAAATAATGCTCCTCGAACCCGGGCCATGCACACTACTAGCCTTGGATATGAAGAACTCGCTGCGATTGCTTACAGGCTTCTGAAATTCACAGGTAGCTTTTTCGTTATTTACCCCTCCGTTCAGATGGATATCTTTCTTCCCCTAGCCGAAAGGGCAGGTCTCTACCCCGCCTCCTTCTGGCACATTCATCAGAAAGAGACAAGCGCCCGGTGGCGGGTAGCGGCTGAGTTTAAAAAAGAAAAAACCGCCCCCCGCACTGAAAAAATCATAATTCATGATGCAGGAGGCGGTTATCATCCGCGCTATATAAGCTACCTGAAGCCTTTTTATCTTAAGCTGTAATCAGGCAGTTTGTGGTTCGTCAACTATCTCATGCAGGTCTGTAAATTTCATTCCGAGTGTTTCCAGTTCGGCGAGTACGGGGTCATATATTTCTTTGTGGATTGGAATGTGCACCCCTTTCAATGATATGCGGCCCTCCAGCATCAGTTTGGCTGTTATCCCCAGTGGCAGACCCACCGTTTTTGCCATTCCGGTACGTACCTGATCATCCCCTTGCACC
It contains:
- a CDS encoding DUF4136 domain-containing protein, coding for MKRNFLTFLVMVMAIPAMAQDKTMNPADLDVEVRYLENGDFEDYDTYSFITDMGNMNQDSWLAMNGIPSAMIEDALEHEMDASGMANANGQNADVIINYHMFDSEYETQAYMATEDAVFLWMSDSYADKATLNEGTIVMNVVDANTGEVVWEGYALGVVDDNGSLSEQRSQIRMGVAQLTERFLAFRNLGPTVAGENGRPFKSNDY
- a CDS encoding GNAT family N-acetyltransferase, producing MRLELDKCTVRPWTLADVRDLVRYANDKAVWANLRNHFPHPYTEGDARQYINFSNSQKPLCNYAIEVNGRAAGSVGFLLKKDVYANSIELGYWLAKEFWGQGITTCAVRAMVSYIWKEFDPIRVYACCFDWNKASGKVLTKCGFHLEARLERHVVKDGRLGDELIYAMIKK
- a CDS encoding tRNA1(Val) (adenine(37)-N6)-methyltransferase, producing MPTPYFDFKQFRVYHDKSGLPVTTEACLFGAIIGQHFYAGPSSFSALDIGAGSGLLSLMVAQECMGADIDAVEIFSEAAVQAGENIQISPWQRRVKVYNQSIKEFSNGSAKEVYELIFSNPPFYHQYLQNKNNAPRTRAMHTTSLGYEELAAIAYRLLKFTGSFFVIYPSVQMDIFLPLAERAGLYPASFWHIHQKETSARWRVAAEFKKEKTAPRTEKIIIHDAGGGYHPRYISYLKPFYLKL